A segment of the Frankiales bacterium genome:
GACGGCCTTGAGCAGCTGGTCGTCGTTCCCGTCACTGAGCTTCGTCACCGCGATCGCTGACAGCGACATGACACCCGGCACCGCGAGGTCGAGCCCGCGCTGCTGGATCACGAGCGTCTGGCCCGCGGCGACGACGGCGAGCACGGCCGCGAAGGGCAGCATGCTCTGCAGAGCCGAGACGCCCGCGCTCCCGGACGCGATGAACGGGCTGACCAGGAAGAGCACCACCGTCGCGGGCCAGATGGGGAAGTACGGCGAGCGCACGACGGATCGCAGCCTGCCGGCAGCGGCGCTGCCGGGTGCCTCGGCCGCACGGGCCGGGCTCTGCGTCGTGCTCACAGCGCTCCCCTCGGTGGCAATCGTCCGCGTGTGGTGCCAGGGCTACTTGGCGGTCCAGCCACCGTCGACGACGAGGCTCGCGCCCGTGACGTAGGACGCGGGCGCCGAGAGGAGGAAGACGACGGCAGCGGCGATCTCGTCCGCCTCACCGATGCGGCCCACGGGGGTGAACTCGGACAGCGAGTCCTCGTATCCCGGTGTGGCGTCGAGGATCGGGGTCAGCATCGGGGTGCGCACGAAGCCCGGCGCGAGGCAGTTGACGCGGATCGTGGGAGCGAGCTCGACCGCCAGCTGGCGAGCGAGCGACTCGGTGGCCCCCTTGGTCGCCGAGTAGGCGGCGCAGGCCGGGAATCCCGCGTGCGCCGTCGTGCTCGAGACGAAGACGACGGACGAGCCGGCGGCCATCAGCGGAGCCGCTCTCTGCACCATCAGCAGGTGCGACACCACGTTGGTGTTCCACTGGCGCTGGATCGAGTCGAGGGTCATCTCCGCGAGCGGACGCGGGTCGAACAGGCTGGCGTTGAGGACGAGCCCGTCGATGTGGCCGAAGGCCGAGACGGCGGTGTCGACGAGCCCGGGGACTGCCTCGAGATCCTCGAGGTCGACCGGCGCCTGGACGGCTCGGCCCCCGCTGTCCTCGACCGCCGACTGGACGGCCTGCAGACGCTCGGGGTCCCGCCCCTGCAGGACGACGGCCGCTCCACGACGCCCGAGCTCTCGTGCCACGGCGGCGCCCATGCCCGAGCTCGCCCCGGTGACGACGACGCTGCGGCCCTGCATGTCGCGTTCGGTCATCTGAGTGCTCCTCCTGGGCGTCGTGGCGTGGCCGGTCGGGACTGTGTCCGTGGCGGGTGCCGGGTGGAGCGGGACGCTAGGCGGGAGTTAACAGCACTGTCAAGCACTGCTAAACGGCGCGACACAATCGTGACCGTCGGCAGCACTGAAGCGGCGGCCGGGCACGGAATCGTTCACAAGCACTTGACGCGCCCCGGATGCCCGTCGTTACAGTGCCGACCTCCCGAGGGTCGTCACCGGCCCCCTCCCCCTGCCACCGAGGAGCCCTCATGGCCGCTGGCCGGTACCTCATCAAGGGCGCCTGGGCGCTCACCCAGGACCCGCAGCTCGGCGAGATCCGCTCCGCCGACGTCCTCGTCGAGGACGGAGTGATCCAGGCCGTGGCGCCGGACCTGGGGGACGTCGACGCCGAGGTCATCGACGGCACGGACCGTTTCGTGCTCCCAGGCTTCGTCGACACGCACCGCCACAGCTGGCAGTCGCTGATCCGTCACATGTCCACGGACTGGACCCTGCCCCAGTACTTCTCGGGCGTCCGCGGGGTGCTCGGCAACAAGTACACGGCCGAGGACATGTACGCCGCGAATC
Coding sequences within it:
- a CDS encoding glucose 1-dehydrogenase, translated to MTERDMQGRSVVVTGASSGMGAAVARELGRRGAAVVLQGRDPERLQAVQSAVEDSGGRAVQAPVDLEDLEAVPGLVDTAVSAFGHIDGLVLNASLFDPRPLAEMTLDSIQRQWNTNVVSHLLMVQRAAPLMAAGSSVVFVSSTTAHAGFPACAAYSATKGATESLARQLAVELAPTIRVNCLAPGFVRTPMLTPILDATPGYEDSLSEFTPVGRIGEADEIAAAVVFLLSAPASYVTGASLVVDGGWTAK